The following DNA comes from Halorhabdus tiamatea SARL4B.
CTCTTCGATGACCTCGAAGCGGTCGTTGACATACACTAACAGATGGGCGTACAGGTCCAGAAACCGTTGCTCGCTCTCTTCAGATAGTCGTCTGTCGGCTTCACTCATTGATAGTAGACGTGTTCACAGTCACACTAGTCAGGCGTTTCGAACTCCGAGCAAGCCCGTCATCGATACTCCGAAATCGTTCGATACGGGACGTAGTAGCCAATCTCGTCGATCCACGTCGATAGCCACCCGTCAGCAGTGGCTTCATCGATTGTCCCAGCATCGATTGCAGCCAACAGAACGCCAACCGACCCGACAACGGTCACGCCGTGGTCTTTCGCAAACGATCGGGCATCTCCGTCGTCTGTCAGCAGCCGACCGTCGTGTGCGTCGGCGAGGGCGAACGCCTGTGCTTCCCCGGGGTCGAGATGCCCACCAACAACGGCTTCTCTGTTTGCGACAGTATCCGAAATCGTCGCGACTGGGATTTCGTCATCAAGCGTATCGAGTGCTTCCTGGAGATATGGGTGGTTATCAACGCCGCGTTTGAGTTCCTCACGAACGACTGGTACTGTACAGATTCCAGAGAGGGAAGCAACTACCCACAGCTGATCGATGTACGCAAAGTTCGAGAGAACAGTCGTGTTCAAGACACTCGGGTTCGCTGAGAGATCGTCACCGATCATTTAACATGGGGCTCCTCATCAGACGAGTCCCTATCATCGAATTCGAGTTCACGTGCTGCCTCTATCTCGTCGGCTGCGTCGTCTTCGTCAACAAGCCCGAGTCGAAGTGCAACACCGTGCTCACGGAGGATGTCACGCATCGTCCAGCGATCGACATCAGCGAGTCTCGCAGCATCACCGAGTGTGATCCGCTCGCGTTCGTAGAGGGCGACCGCAGCTGCAATCCGTTCGTTCTCGTGGTCCTCGAAGTATTCACGCACGAACTCGCGTAACGCATCGCTCTTGCCCCCGAACACACCAGCCTCGACGGCCCCCTCAATGAGGAGGTCGAGATCGTCTGGGTAGGAGCCGGTAATTCGTGCCATCGTTCTATCCGAGACTACGTCTTCATACTATTTATGAACTACGTCGGGATGCCATATGCATTGAGACGACCAGTCTCAACTACTGTGAGCCGGCGGTCTCAACTGAGTTCACCGTATAGAGGCGGAATCAGACTCTTCTGAGGTTGCTGTTGGGGTATTGTAGAATAGTATTCTATTTTGGAATAGTACGCTATTCAGTCGATTTTGAAGAAGCAGATTCGCGGGCTTGTTCGAACCGTTCGGCCACTTCGTCCACGAGGTCTTCCTCCACGACAGTTCGTAAGAGGGCATCAGTCATCTCCCGAACGACGATGTTCTGGTAGCCCTGCTGGTTGAGCTCGCGTTCCAGTTCGTACTTCAGCCAGGAATCGAAGTCCTCAATCGTAGCCTCTCGGGCGTAGAAAGGGCGCTGTTTGGCGGCCTCATAGCTGAACGCTGAATCTGTCATCGGGTTTCGTCGTTCGACGGGTTCCTGAGAAGGCGTCTCCGCGTAACCCCCCGATTCAGACGCGTCATCCGTATCCTGGGATTCGGCATCCGGTTCATCTTCGAGTGTCTCTCCGAGGTCGGCAAACGGATCGTCGTCAGCCATGGCGGACCACCTCCCCGGCCTCGACGATGTGCGCCAACTCGTCGAAACACTGCAACTGGTCACAGTCAGGGTCGTAGTCCAGCAGGGGTTCGCTCGCCATAGGCTTTTGTGATGCTGGTTCGGTCCCGTATGCCCGGTGAGGGTTTGAGGTCGCCAGCATCGACAGCCTCCCAGTCCGTGATCCGCGCGAAATTCGGGATACGGTCCTGAAGGTTATCGTGCGAGTTGAGACGTTCGAGGAGCTGTCGATCTTGAGTCTGCTGGTCAATACGGCTACTCAACATATTCGGAACCAGCGACAGGACATCGACGTCCATATGCTCCCGAAGCGGGGAGATCTGTCGCTCGATGGTTCGCTCCAAGCCGGCCATCGCCTCGTTCCCCGGGGCGAGCGGAAGCACCAAGTTCGCCGTCGCGACGAGCGCGTTGTCCGTGAGTCGGGATCGGTACGCCGGCGAATCCGTGACGATATAATCATACGTGTCCCCGAGGAGTGGATCTACTACTTCCCGTTTGAGCAGCGCAGAAGGTTGGAACACGTCGCCGACGACGATTTCCCGCTCGACCTGTTCTAAGTCCTCGCTGGACGGGAGAATATCGAACTCGTAGCTGGTATCGTAGACAACAGAAGTCGGGTCAGCATCGTCGAAGAAGACGTCGCCGATGGTTTCCTCGGTATTGTGATACTGGTCATCAAAGCCTAAGCCGACGGAGGCATGGCCGTTCGGGTCAAGGTCAATGAGGAGCACATCGTGATCCTGTGCGGCCAGCTGTCGAGCGAGGTTGACAGCGATCGTCGATTTGCCGACGCCTCCCTTCAGCATACATACCGAAACAGCCCGAGAGTTCCCATCGGTCTGTACCGAATTATATGGGCTATTCGGGCTATTCGTCCTATCTATGCGATTCTTGCTATCTGAACCACTCATACTATTCAGCAATATCAACCCCTCTCAACTTAACTCTGTGGTGAATAGTATGAATAGTTTTCTATTCTAAAACAATACTCTACTCTAAAATAGACTACTACTCCGAAATAGTTAGAATAGATTCAGTGAACATGCTCAGGAGACGAGCTCCGGCATCCACAATTTCACCAGACCATGGATACACGTGAACGAACAAATCGTAATCTAACGATTGCGTCACTTGCAAGAGTGATGCTTCTCTCCCATCCATAGATCTCTAAGATGTATTATTTCATAAATGCCATAGACGGTATTCACAACTTTAAGCTGCAACTACATTTCTTTCGAGCTCAGCTGCTTAGTTAACCAACAAAACTTTGCCTGTGGCCACAATGTTGGTTAATAAAGGGTGACGCAAATGTCCTACGAACCCCCGACGCCGCCGGCGGAACTACCGACAGAGATCGTCAACACGCTCAACGGCTACTCCCCAGACCAGCTCCAGCATGTCGCCCGCTACTCCAGAGAATTGGCAGAGTACAAAGCTCGTGAAGCGCGCCTCGAAAATGAATCGAATGACGACGAGATCGACGAACGACCGGATGACCTTCCGGATGACGTACCGTCGAAAGCCACGATCACAATCAAAGAGATCAACGACAACCGCTACTACTACTGGCAGTGGCGAGAGGGGGATACGGTGACTTCCAAATACAAAGGGCCGGTTAATTCAGACGAGTGAGCCGACTGGGGGTCAATTGATTCGAGAATCTCCGATGCTCGTCTTCACTGCATCGATTTTCGTACGACCCCGAGGCATTCGGTCTGTTCCGTCTGTAGAGCGGACCTCGGTTACCTCGCCAGGCCAATAGCGAACACATCGATAAAGGTGTGTCCCCCTTCATACAGCAATACAAAACCATTTCGATAGCGAAATCCCGCGGAGAACCAATCGAGGATTGAGTTTCGAGTAAAGCTAACGAAAAAACCGAAATAGTGGGAACCAGACCAGAATATATTGAATTGAATTTTTCAGCTGTTTCGAGTGTTTTCCCGTCCGAATACACTTCGATAGAGGTGTGTCATAACAAGCAAACTGATAGTGAACGGTGGCAGAACGTTACTAGAGGTGAAACCGACTACGACGGCAATCCATGCAAACACCTCTCAGATACACATCGATAGAGGGGTGTCCCCAGCGTTCTCGATCGAAAGCAATTGAGGCCTAGTCAAGTTTCGTTTCGCGTCTGGGCTCGTACCACCGAGGTGACCTCACTCTCCGAGACCCTCTCAAGACGGGAGTCCTCACGTAGAGTCTCCAAGATGGTTTCCGGCCGTTCGCCGAACTGGAATTCGAGAAACATCCCGGAACTGGGGCCGTGGCTCCGTCGCTCGAAGTCCACGAGAGAATACGTCGTCAACTCCTTCATCTTGTTCACGTACGACTCCTGTTGATATTGGTCCGCCTCGATCGAGTCAGTCAGGTACTGATACACCCGATAGCCAGTCGTACTTCGGGCCGTCCCGTCATTCGTCTCGACAGCGACAGCCGCCGTCGCGTACAGGCAGAGTTTCTTCTGTGTGGTGATACCGCGAACGACCTCAAGGACGCGGTTCTTCTCGACTTTGTCCTGGGCTTCCCGAACGTGTTGTTCGCGAACGCGCTCGTCGCCTTCGCGTTCGGCAAGTTCACCA
Coding sequences within:
- a CDS encoding twitching motility protein PilT, which gives rise to MIGDDLSANPSVLNTTVLSNFAYIDQLWVVASLSGICTVPVVREELKRGVDNHPYLQEALDTLDDEIPVATISDTVANREAVVGGHLDPGEAQAFALADAHDGRLLTDDGDARSFAKDHGVTVVGSVGVLLAAIDAGTIDEATADGWLSTWIDEIGYYVPYRTISEYR
- a CDS encoding UPF0175 family protein yields the protein MARITGSYPDDLDLLIEGAVEAGVFGGKSDALREFVREYFEDHENERIAAAVALYERERITLGDAARLADVDRWTMRDILREHGVALRLGLVDEDDAADEIEAARELEFDDRDSSDEEPHVK